One Georgenia wutianyii DNA segment encodes these proteins:
- a CDS encoding class I adenylate-forming enzyme family protein encodes MSRNQGDRIAADRPDTPAVVGVGPEGTTTLTYGELEAQVQARAAQLHARIRPGQTVGILGLNSPAWLVAFYAVQRAGGVPVPVSHKLPAVTLGYVLRDAGVELLLVDDYTRDLVPTDAELLDLATPAPPSSFTSVVPQPQDTAMILYTSGSTGRPKGVLLSQASHLWVIDQTARTVAPGSTRVLISAPLYHMNALTNSQRSLASGATVVLLPAFAPEAFVDALEAHEVTELSGVPPMFAMLLQRPELLAGRDLSSVRAVYMGSAPAAPALFDQLRETFPNAEILFGYGTTESGPVVFAPHPAGLPTPDGSVGVANPAVELRLVDEQGRPTEGRGVLEIRNPALLSGYHNRPDVPVPVTPDGFHHTKDVFRVDEDGFHYFAGREDDMFTSGGENVFPRSVEQVLETHPAVDQAVVVPVPDDLKGAKPVAFVTLRPGSAADEQELKEHVLGRLEPFAHPRRVWVLPHIPLSSTNKADREGLAARAVELLGAAR; translated from the coding sequence GTGAGCCGCAACCAGGGCGACCGGATCGCCGCCGACCGCCCCGACACCCCCGCCGTCGTCGGGGTGGGTCCCGAGGGCACGACGACGCTCACCTACGGCGAGCTGGAGGCCCAGGTCCAGGCGCGCGCCGCGCAGCTCCACGCCCGGATCCGGCCCGGGCAGACCGTGGGGATCCTCGGGCTCAACTCCCCCGCCTGGCTCGTCGCGTTCTACGCCGTCCAGCGGGCGGGCGGCGTGCCCGTCCCGGTGAGCCACAAGCTGCCGGCCGTGACCCTCGGGTACGTCCTGCGGGACGCCGGGGTCGAGCTCCTCCTCGTCGACGACTACACCCGGGACCTCGTCCCGACCGACGCCGAGCTCCTCGACCTCGCGACGCCCGCCCCGCCGTCGTCCTTCACCAGCGTCGTCCCGCAACCGCAGGACACGGCGATGATCCTCTACACCTCAGGCTCGACCGGGCGGCCCAAGGGCGTGCTCCTGTCCCAGGCGAGCCACCTGTGGGTCATCGACCAGACCGCGCGGACCGTGGCTCCCGGGAGCACCCGCGTGCTCATCTCCGCGCCGCTCTACCACATGAACGCGCTGACCAACTCCCAGCGCTCGCTCGCCTCGGGCGCGACCGTCGTCCTGCTGCCGGCCTTCGCGCCCGAGGCGTTCGTCGACGCCCTCGAGGCCCACGAGGTCACCGAGCTCAGCGGCGTCCCACCGATGTTCGCCATGCTGCTCCAGCGCCCCGAGCTGCTCGCCGGCCGCGACCTGTCCTCCGTGCGCGCCGTCTACATGGGCTCCGCGCCCGCCGCCCCCGCCCTCTTCGACCAGCTCCGGGAGACCTTCCCGAACGCCGAGATCCTCTTCGGCTACGGGACGACGGAGTCCGGGCCGGTCGTCTTCGCCCCGCACCCCGCCGGGCTGCCCACCCCCGACGGCTCCGTCGGCGTCGCCAACCCGGCCGTCGAGCTGCGGCTCGTCGACGAGCAGGGCCGCCCCACCGAGGGCCGCGGCGTGCTCGAGATCCGCAACCCCGCACTGCTCAGCGGCTACCACAACCGGCCCGACGTTCCCGTCCCGGTGACCCCCGACGGCTTCCACCACACCAAGGACGTCTTCCGCGTCGACGAGGACGGCTTCCACTACTTCGCCGGCCGCGAGGACGACATGTTCACCTCCGGCGGGGAGAACGTCTTCCCCCGCTCGGTCGAGCAGGTCCTGGAGACCCACCCCGCCGTCGACCAGGCCGTCGTCGTCCCCGTGCCCGACGACCTCAAGGGCGCCAAGCCGGTCGCCTTCGTCACCCTGCGCCCGGGGAGCGCGGCCGACGAGCAGGAGCTCAAGGAGCACGTCCTCGGACGCCTCGAGCCCTTCGCCCACCCACGCCGCGTCTGGGTGCTGCCGCACATCCCGCTGTCGAGCACCAACAAGGCCGACCGGGAGGGCCTCGCGGCACGCGCCGTCGAGCTCCTGGGGGCCGCCCGGTGA
- a CDS encoding PaaI family thioesterase, translating to MTTAAELEERLLASPFHRWLGLRVVSVSPQELRLAATWREEWDNGTPERVTHGGILATLLDLAADWALVASLGSPAPTIDFTTHFLRAATPGDLEVVARPVKLGRSLTVAEAEVLDGAGRQVAVGRGTYATFAPSTTAGGGGS from the coding sequence GTGACGACGGCCGCCGAGCTCGAGGAGCGTCTGCTCGCCTCCCCGTTCCACCGCTGGCTCGGCCTGCGGGTCGTGTCGGTGAGCCCGCAGGAGCTGCGCCTCGCCGCCACCTGGCGCGAGGAGTGGGACAACGGCACCCCCGAGCGGGTCACCCACGGCGGAATCCTCGCCACCCTGCTCGACCTCGCCGCCGACTGGGCGCTCGTCGCCTCCCTCGGCAGCCCCGCCCCGACCATCGACTTCACCACCCACTTCCTGCGCGCCGCGACCCCGGGCGACCTCGAGGTCGTCGCCCGGCCGGTCAAGCTCGGCCGCTCGCTCACCGTCGCCGAGGCCGAGGTGCTCGACGGCGCCGGCAGGCAGGTCGCCGTGGGCCGCGGCACCTACGCGACCTTCGCGCCGAGCACGACGGCCGGTGGTGGCGGCTCGTGA
- a CDS encoding zinc-binding dehydrogenase — protein sequence MRALVLRDHGDLDALRLEDDYPRPALVPGHVVVRVTASSFNYHDIFTVNGMPGITLPLPVVIGLDVVGVVEEVAPDVTGWQPGDRVLVHPLDASGNLMGEQRDGGMAEYCLVEAGQLIAIPDAVTDVQAAALPVAYGTAHRMVVGKGAVHPGDKVLVLGASGGVGTASVVLAKKLGAHVVAAAGSDEKAQRLLEIGADEVLNYREVDFYQWVKEHYGKPARWSTETGMDVVINFTGGDTWHPTLRSTKLGGRILVCGATAGYDPVEDLRYIWSFELQVIGSNGFATEDFEALLAMVAAGELDPPVSDVLPLSQAVEGLRKVRDREVLGKVVVTPWERA from the coding sequence ATGCGCGCTCTCGTGCTGCGCGACCACGGCGACCTCGACGCCCTCCGCCTGGAGGACGACTACCCCCGGCCCGCGCTCGTCCCCGGGCACGTCGTCGTCCGGGTGACCGCGAGCTCGTTCAACTACCACGACATCTTCACCGTCAACGGGATGCCGGGGATCACCCTGCCGCTGCCCGTCGTCATCGGGCTCGACGTCGTCGGGGTGGTCGAGGAGGTCGCACCGGACGTCACCGGCTGGCAGCCCGGGGACCGCGTGCTCGTCCACCCGCTCGACGCGTCGGGCAACCTCATGGGCGAGCAACGCGACGGCGGCATGGCCGAGTACTGCCTCGTCGAGGCCGGCCAGCTCATCGCGATCCCCGACGCCGTCACCGACGTCCAGGCCGCCGCCCTGCCGGTCGCCTACGGCACGGCGCACCGCATGGTCGTCGGCAAGGGCGCGGTCCACCCCGGGGACAAGGTGCTCGTCCTCGGCGCCTCCGGCGGCGTCGGCACCGCCTCGGTCGTCCTTGCCAAGAAGCTCGGCGCGCACGTCGTCGCCGCCGCCGGCAGCGACGAGAAGGCCCAGCGCCTGCTCGAGATCGGCGCCGACGAGGTGCTCAACTACCGCGAGGTCGACTTCTACCAGTGGGTCAAGGAGCACTACGGCAAGCCGGCCCGCTGGAGCACCGAGACCGGCATGGACGTCGTCATCAACTTCACCGGCGGCGACACCTGGCACCCCACCCTGCGCAGCACCAAGCTCGGCGGGCGCATCCTCGTGTGCGGCGCGACGGCGGGGTACGACCCGGTCGAGGACCTGCGCTACATCTGGTCCTTCGAGCTGCAGGTCATCGGCTCCAACGGCTTCGCGACCGAGGACTTCGAGGCGCTCCTCGCCATGGTCGCCGCCGGTGAGCTCGACCCGCCGGTCTCCGACGTCCTGCCCCTGTCCCAGGCGGTCGAGGGGCTGCGCAAGGTCCGCGACCGCGAGGTCCTCGGCAAGGTCGTCGTCACCCCGTGGGAGCGCGCGTGA
- a CDS encoding NUDIX domain-containing protein — protein sequence MGRDGPPRRMAAHALVRDTPGRVLLVEPVHGATWLLPGGAVEPDEAPRAACARELREELGADLRVGRLLVLDWVAPRPGLGEGLMLVYDGGTLAGEPRLPPEELRDWRWVAPEDVPCLADAELARRVAAALGAAASGAVAELETWGSGE from the coding sequence ATGGGCAGGGACGGCCCGCCGCGCCGGATGGCGGCCCACGCGCTGGTCCGCGACACGCCCGGGCGGGTGCTCCTCGTCGAGCCCGTCCACGGCGCCACGTGGCTGCTGCCCGGCGGCGCGGTCGAGCCGGACGAGGCGCCGCGGGCCGCGTGCGCGCGCGAGCTGCGTGAGGAGCTGGGGGCCGACCTGCGCGTCGGCCGGCTCCTCGTCCTCGACTGGGTCGCCCCGCGCCCCGGGCTGGGGGAGGGACTCATGCTGGTCTACGACGGCGGGACGCTCGCCGGGGAGCCGCGCCTGCCTCCGGAGGAGCTGCGTGACTGGCGCTGGGTCGCGCCCGAGGACGTCCCCTGCCTCGCCGACGCCGAGCTCGCCCGCCGCGTGGCCGCTGCGCTGGGGGCGGCCGCGTCAGGGGCGGTCGCCGAGCTGGAGACCTGGGGCTCGGGGGAATGA
- a CDS encoding excalibur calcium-binding domain-containing protein: protein MADLRRFVSDHKVGVSLVTAGILVVGGVIGGVAVAGSPDEGSATVTAVVDGDTIDVELGGKEQRVRLLNVDTPEVDGCLHEEATAFLAERIPPGTEVELELDEEHHDQYDRLLAGVVEGGQLVNAEIARQGLGVAVLIEPNDRFYDDVLSAQEEAEADGLGLFSQDVACTLPAQVGAYAGQVEDLEARVAAVVTIEQADGWAAEAATVATVGSALAAIFDGDEGHFPLLAHTGDRSSLQRDAEDADARLAAAQEQVDEVRRAEEQRLQEEQERQEQEERDRAEAERLAQEEAERLAREEADRQAREQAEREEAERRAAEESTQQEPSGSAYYENCAAARAAGAAPVLVGQPGYGRHLDRDGDGIGCES, encoded by the coding sequence ATGGCGGACCTGCGCCGTTTCGTCTCCGACCACAAGGTCGGCGTCTCGCTCGTGACCGCGGGCATCCTCGTCGTCGGCGGGGTCATCGGCGGGGTCGCCGTCGCCGGGAGCCCGGACGAAGGCTCGGCCACCGTGACGGCCGTCGTCGACGGCGACACCATCGACGTCGAGCTCGGCGGCAAGGAGCAGCGGGTACGGCTGCTCAACGTCGACACCCCCGAGGTCGACGGGTGCCTCCACGAGGAGGCGACGGCGTTCCTCGCCGAGCGCATCCCGCCCGGGACCGAGGTGGAGCTCGAGCTCGACGAGGAACACCACGACCAGTACGACCGTCTGCTCGCCGGTGTCGTCGAGGGCGGGCAGCTCGTCAATGCCGAGATCGCCCGCCAGGGCCTCGGCGTGGCCGTGCTCATCGAGCCGAACGACCGGTTCTACGACGACGTCCTGAGCGCGCAGGAGGAGGCGGAGGCTGACGGTCTCGGGCTGTTCTCCCAGGACGTCGCGTGCACGCTGCCGGCGCAGGTCGGCGCGTACGCCGGGCAGGTCGAGGACCTCGAGGCGAGGGTGGCGGCAGTCGTCACCATCGAGCAGGCTGACGGCTGGGCCGCCGAGGCCGCCACCGTCGCGACCGTCGGCTCCGCCCTCGCGGCGATCTTCGACGGCGACGAGGGCCACTTCCCCCTCCTCGCCCACACCGGTGACCGGTCCTCCCTGCAGAGGGACGCAGAGGACGCCGACGCCCGGCTGGCCGCCGCCCAGGAGCAGGTGGACGAGGTCCGGCGTGCCGAGGAGCAGCGCCTCCAGGAGGAGCAGGAGCGGCAGGAGCAGGAGGAGCGGGACCGCGCCGAGGCCGAGCGTCTCGCCCAGGAGGAGGCCGAGCGTCTCGCCCGGGAGGAGGCCGATCGCCAGGCACGTGAACAGGCGGAGCGCGAGGAGGCAGAGCGGCGGGCCGCCGAGGAGAGCACGCAGCAGGAGCCGAGTGGCAGCGCCTACTACGAGAACTGCGCCGCGGCGCGGGCCGCGGGTGCGGCGCCGGTGCTCGTCGGACAGCCGGGCTACGGCCGCCACCTCGACCGCGACGGTGACGGCATCGGGTGCGAGTCATGA
- a CDS encoding acyl-CoA thioesterase — MSRQLHLLLATTRPRRTVPAIHVLDPSVTRLRVTPADLDLYLHVNNGTYLQMMDIGRSNYIADVGGFGRLREKGWYPVVAASSMTYRRSLRLGDPVEITTRVIGWDERVAYLEQVFTRRGERCARGLVAGRFLTRGSGARVPAPQVVELLAGGPLDPPVLPDDVAAWARAVDVAHRG, encoded by the coding sequence GTGTCCAGACAGCTCCACCTGCTCCTCGCGACGACGCGACCGCGCCGCACCGTGCCCGCCATCCACGTCCTCGACCCGTCGGTGACGCGGCTGCGGGTGACGCCCGCGGACCTCGACCTGTACCTCCACGTCAACAACGGCACCTACCTGCAGATGATGGACATCGGGCGGAGCAACTACATCGCCGACGTCGGGGGCTTCGGGCGGCTGCGTGAGAAGGGCTGGTACCCGGTCGTCGCGGCGTCGTCGATGACCTACCGCCGGTCGCTGCGCCTCGGGGACCCGGTGGAGATCACCACCCGGGTGATCGGCTGGGACGAGCGGGTGGCCTACCTCGAGCAGGTCTTCACCCGCCGTGGGGAGCGGTGCGCGCGCGGCCTCGTCGCCGGCCGCTTCCTCACCCGCGGGTCGGGTGCGCGCGTCCCCGCCCCGCAGGTCGTCGAGCTCCTCGCCGGCGGCCCGCTCGACCCGCCGGTCCTGCCCGACGACGTCGCGGCGTGGGCGCGGGCGGTCGACGTCGCGCACCGAGGGTGA
- a CDS encoding DEAD/DEAH box helicase: protein MAQRAQRQSGARRGPARTQRRTRHRDNTGIIPVLAQAVREVEAAVKRGAARPSIRTKFQAVALLVREERARLKADPSLSEARRGEELKRLEGIATILAVTAARDSTLLALLADDAVVSPDARELRREMLTDAGYEVPEEEPEPEQVETVVELRRVVPRSVISRQMSNPFLEPAYDAVRKPPPRPRRLAGWELIEPLLRSFEYGGEAACMTLPEVPATQVRPGLELMPHQAQVVASAAEGHRTFLLADEPGLGKTAQALLAAQAADAYPLIVVVPNVVKTNWAREAELWTPAHRATVIHGDGEDVDAFADIFVVNYEILDRHVGWLGSLGLNARGLVVDEAHFIKNKKSQRSQHVLHLSEQLRSRPGEPLLMALTGTPLINDIEDFTAIWQFLGWIDEEKPLGDLMEALEDTGLVPSDRGFYAAARQAVIECGIVRRRKIDVAADLPARRVADVFVELDDDAGRSIRDAERALARRLVTRYERALETKYGENVHEGIDHDLVRQVAVWETARTSETKSEDNVFTMMRRIGTAKGGAAADYAAQLARNVGKVVFFAKHIDVMDEAEALFEHRGIRYASIRGDQTPTARQRNIDAFTTDPEVSVAVCSLTAAGVGINLQVASNLVLAELSWTDAEQTQAIDRVHRIGQPEPVTAWRIIAAQTLDTRIAELIGSKAGLAARALDGSDEEVVTDVQLEMLIALLTDALSKAPATV from the coding sequence GTGGCTCAACGAGCCCAGCGCCAGTCCGGCGCCCGCCGCGGGCCGGCGCGTACCCAGCGCCGCACCCGTCATCGCGACAACACCGGCATCATCCCGGTGCTCGCCCAGGCCGTCCGTGAGGTCGAGGCCGCCGTCAAGCGCGGCGCCGCCCGGCCCTCGATCCGGACGAAGTTCCAGGCCGTCGCCCTGCTCGTGCGGGAGGAGCGGGCCCGGCTCAAGGCCGACCCGTCCCTGTCCGAGGCACGGCGCGGCGAGGAGCTCAAGCGGCTCGAGGGCATCGCGACGATCCTCGCGGTGACCGCGGCCCGTGACTCCACGCTCCTCGCGCTCCTCGCCGACGACGCCGTCGTCAGCCCCGACGCCCGCGAGCTGCGCCGCGAGATGCTCACCGACGCCGGCTACGAGGTCCCCGAGGAGGAGCCCGAGCCGGAGCAGGTCGAGACCGTCGTCGAGCTGCGGCGCGTCGTGCCGCGGTCGGTGATCTCGCGGCAGATGTCCAACCCCTTCCTCGAGCCGGCCTACGACGCCGTGCGCAAGCCTCCGCCCCGTCCCCGCCGGCTCGCCGGCTGGGAGCTCATCGAGCCCCTCCTGCGCTCCTTCGAGTACGGCGGGGAGGCCGCCTGCATGACGCTGCCCGAGGTGCCGGCCACGCAGGTGCGCCCGGGGCTGGAGCTCATGCCGCACCAGGCGCAGGTCGTCGCCTCCGCCGCGGAGGGCCACCGCACCTTCCTGCTCGCCGACGAGCCGGGCCTGGGCAAGACGGCGCAGGCGCTGCTCGCCGCGCAGGCCGCCGACGCCTACCCGCTCATCGTCGTCGTGCCCAACGTCGTGAAGACGAACTGGGCGCGCGAGGCCGAGCTGTGGACCCCGGCGCACCGCGCGACCGTCATCCACGGCGACGGTGAGGACGTCGACGCCTTCGCCGACATCTTCGTCGTCAACTACGAGATCCTCGACCGGCACGTCGGCTGGCTCGGCAGCCTCGGGCTGAACGCGCGCGGGTTGGTCGTCGACGAGGCGCACTTCATCAAGAACAAGAAGTCCCAGCGTTCCCAGCACGTCCTGCACCTGTCCGAGCAGCTCCGCTCGCGTCCGGGTGAGCCGCTGCTCATGGCGCTCACCGGCACCCCGCTCATCAACGACATCGAGGACTTCACCGCGATCTGGCAGTTCCTCGGCTGGATCGACGAGGAGAAGCCGCTCGGGGACCTCATGGAGGCCCTGGAGGACACCGGCCTGGTGCCCTCCGACCGCGGGTTCTACGCCGCCGCCCGCCAGGCGGTCATCGAGTGCGGCATCGTGCGCCGGCGCAAGATCGACGTCGCCGCCGACCTTCCGGCACGCCGGGTGGCCGACGTCTTCGTCGAGCTCGACGACGACGCCGGCCGCTCGATCCGCGACGCCGAGCGGGCCCTGGCCCGTCGTCTCGTCACCCGTTACGAGCGGGCGCTGGAGACGAAGTACGGCGAGAACGTCCACGAGGGCATCGACCACGACCTCGTCCGGCAGGTCGCGGTGTGGGAGACGGCACGCACGTCGGAGACGAAGTCGGAGGACAACGTCTTCACGATGATGCGCCGCATCGGCACCGCCAAGGGCGGCGCCGCCGCGGACTACGCCGCCCAGCTCGCCCGCAACGTCGGCAAGGTCGTCTTCTTCGCCAAGCACATCGACGTCATGGACGAGGCCGAGGCGCTGTTCGAGCACCGCGGGATCCGCTACGCCTCGATCCGTGGTGACCAGACGCCGACGGCGCGCCAGCGCAACATCGACGCCTTCACCACCGACCCCGAGGTCTCGGTCGCGGTGTGCTCCCTCACTGCCGCCGGCGTGGGCATCAACCTCCAGGTGGCGTCCAACCTCGTGCTCGCCGAGCTCTCCTGGACCGACGCCGAGCAGACGCAGGCGATCGACCGCGTCCACCGCATCGGGCAGCCCGAGCCGGTGACCGCGTGGCGGATCATCGCCGCCCAGACGCTCGACACCCGCATCGCCGAGCTCATCGGCAGCAAGGCGGGCCTCGCGGCGCGGGCGCTGGACGGCTCGGACGAGGAGGTCGTCACCGACGTCCAGCTCGAGATGCTCATCGCCCTGCTCACCGACGCGCTGAGCAAGGCTCCGGCCACCGTGTGA
- a CDS encoding SpoIIE family protein phosphatase, which translates to MEPTLAPDDPVDLDNCAREPIHVPGSIQPRGVLLVLHGDVVVQATGTVAALLGRPLDAVLGHPLADVVGEHAAAVVTAHAAAPGDVQERNPALVHLPDGQPWDAILHHPPGAEDLLVLELEPAEGARPLSHTGTYHQVRGSLAELNRAHSLRDLYEVVAGEVRRLTGFDRVMVYRFDADHNGEVVAEARREDLNAFLGLHYPATDIPAQARALYEKNWIRLISDIGYTPSPLVPTLNPVTGAPLDLTHAALRSVSPIHVEYLQNMGVTASMSISLLEDGRLWGLIACHHYSGTHAPPYEVRVAAEFLGSVLSLRLIAQVEEDRLAAAHRVARDLAGLVAATRDEHLPLAEALVRRPTLLSIMEADGVVVRAQGRTATAGDAPADADALLRWAAGTGEEIVATDSLRRDAPLVAAAVPDAAGVLALNLAEGDAVVWLRREVARSVDWGGDPHNKAIALREGDSVRLSPRKSFDRWRETVRGESLPWSEEELDTAAVLRRHAVEALYLRGLADSRAAEILHRSSLPTSLPEAPGWSIEARYTPGDGGRVGGDWYDALCLPDGRLAIAVGDVAGHGMAAASTMGQLRNALRALLVRDSSPGAATSGLDALAKWTMSGEMATLLVAVIDTVTGRMEYVRAGHLRPLVLDADGSAGWHTDVGTLPIGYGRGAPVTGVLDIPAGGGVVLFTDGLVERRGTPLPDGLEQLRAAFSGPGAGDLDALIACVRDPRSDDDATAVVVRRH; encoded by the coding sequence GTGGAACCGACCCTGGCGCCCGACGACCCGGTGGACCTCGACAACTGCGCCCGCGAGCCGATCCACGTCCCCGGTTCGATCCAGCCGCGCGGCGTGCTCCTCGTCCTCCACGGCGACGTCGTCGTCCAGGCGACCGGCACCGTCGCCGCGCTGCTCGGCCGCCCGCTCGACGCCGTCCTGGGCCACCCGCTGGCCGACGTCGTCGGTGAGCACGCGGCCGCCGTCGTCACCGCGCACGCGGCGGCTCCCGGTGACGTCCAGGAGCGCAACCCCGCGCTCGTCCACCTGCCCGACGGACAGCCGTGGGACGCGATCCTCCACCACCCGCCGGGCGCGGAGGACCTCCTCGTCCTCGAGCTCGAGCCGGCCGAGGGCGCGCGGCCGCTGAGCCACACCGGCACCTACCACCAGGTGCGCGGCAGCCTCGCCGAGCTCAACCGCGCCCACTCGCTCCGGGACCTGTACGAGGTCGTGGCGGGCGAGGTGCGCCGGCTCACCGGGTTCGACCGCGTCATGGTCTACCGGTTCGACGCCGACCACAACGGCGAGGTCGTCGCCGAGGCACGGCGTGAGGACCTCAACGCCTTCCTCGGCCTGCACTACCCGGCCACCGACATCCCCGCGCAGGCCCGCGCGCTGTACGAGAAGAACTGGATCCGGCTGATCTCCGACATCGGCTACACCCCCAGCCCGCTCGTTCCCACGCTCAACCCGGTCACCGGCGCGCCGCTCGACCTCACGCACGCCGCGCTGCGCTCGGTCTCCCCGATCCACGTCGAGTACCTGCAGAACATGGGCGTCACGGCGTCGATGTCGATCTCGCTGCTCGAGGACGGGAGGCTGTGGGGCCTCATCGCCTGCCACCACTACTCCGGGACGCACGCCCCGCCGTACGAGGTGCGCGTGGCGGCGGAGTTTCTCGGCTCGGTCCTGTCCCTGCGGCTCATCGCCCAGGTCGAGGAGGACCGGCTCGCCGCCGCCCACCGCGTGGCGCGCGACCTGGCCGGGCTCGTCGCCGCCACCCGTGACGAGCACCTGCCGCTCGCCGAGGCGCTCGTGCGCCGGCCCACGCTGCTGAGCATCATGGAGGCCGACGGCGTCGTCGTCCGGGCCCAGGGGCGCACCGCCACGGCCGGTGACGCGCCCGCCGACGCCGACGCCCTGCTGCGGTGGGCCGCCGGGACCGGTGAGGAGATCGTGGCGACCGACTCGTTGCGGCGCGACGCCCCGCTGGTGGCCGCGGCCGTCCCCGACGCCGCCGGCGTCCTCGCGCTCAACCTCGCCGAGGGGGACGCCGTCGTCTGGCTCCGCCGTGAGGTCGCCCGCTCGGTCGACTGGGGCGGGGACCCGCACAACAAGGCGATCGCGCTGCGCGAGGGCGACTCCGTGCGCCTGTCGCCGCGCAAGTCCTTCGACCGCTGGCGCGAGACCGTGCGCGGGGAGAGCCTGCCGTGGTCCGAGGAGGAGCTCGACACCGCCGCCGTGCTGCGGCGCCACGCCGTCGAGGCGCTCTACCTGCGCGGGCTGGCGGACAGCCGCGCGGCAGAGATCCTCCACCGCTCCTCCCTGCCGACCTCGCTGCCGGAGGCGCCGGGCTGGTCCATCGAGGCGCGCTACACCCCCGGGGACGGCGGGCGGGTCGGCGGGGACTGGTACGACGCGCTGTGCCTGCCCGACGGGCGCCTGGCCATCGCGGTCGGGGACGTCGCCGGGCACGGCATGGCGGCCGCCTCGACGATGGGCCAGCTGCGCAACGCGCTGCGCGCGCTGCTCGTGCGGGACAGCTCACCGGGCGCGGCCACCAGCGGGCTCGACGCGCTGGCCAAGTGGACGATGTCCGGGGAGATGGCCACCCTCCTCGTCGCCGTCATCGACACAGTCACCGGCCGGATGGAGTACGTCCGGGCCGGCCACCTGCGACCGCTCGTGCTGGACGCCGACGGCAGCGCCGGCTGGCACACCGACGTCGGCACGCTGCCGATCGGCTACGGGAGGGGCGCACCTGTGACCGGTGTGCTCGACATCCCCGCCGGCGGCGGGGTCGTCCTGTTCACCGACGGCCTGGTCGAGCGGCGGGGCACCCCGCTGCCCGACGGCCTGGAGCAGCTGCGGGCGGCCTTCAGCGGTCCGGGGGCCGGCGACCTCGACGCGCTCATCGCCTGCGTGCGCGACCCGCGCTCCGACGACGACGCGACCGCCGTCGTCGTGCGCCGGCACTAG
- a CDS encoding universal stress protein, producing the protein MTINSVPAPAGAVVVGVDGSGLSESALLWAAAEAARLGSPLHIVHAFVYVHAMGGFAVVDVATPDEIGGEVCAAALERVRAEFPDLAVTTEVRVGPAAPQLIKASRQASMVVLGARGHGRIGGVLVGSVSQQVALHSRCPVVVVRGGVEGGPVVVGLDGSVQADEALRFALRHAEGVGAPLRVVRAEYVEAPPGVPPGEWYADLVDRMQALTESVRSKVEEVAREHPGVEVELEILHQHPVSALVDESAQARLIVVASRGLGGFAGLLLGSVSQGVLSRSMASVAVVPPVGGPREEPEARDITR; encoded by the coding sequence ATGACCATCAACTCCGTTCCAGCCCCCGCAGGCGCTGTCGTCGTCGGTGTGGACGGCTCCGGCCTGTCCGAGTCGGCGCTGCTCTGGGCGGCGGCCGAGGCCGCGCGTCTCGGGTCCCCGCTCCACATCGTCCACGCGTTCGTCTACGTCCATGCGATGGGCGGCTTCGCGGTCGTCGACGTCGCGACCCCGGACGAGATCGGTGGCGAGGTGTGCGCCGCGGCGCTCGAGCGCGTCCGCGCCGAGTTCCCCGACCTCGCGGTGACGACCGAGGTCCGCGTGGGGCCGGCGGCCCCGCAGCTCATCAAGGCGTCCCGGCAGGCGAGCATGGTCGTGCTCGGCGCCCGGGGGCACGGCCGCATCGGTGGCGTCCTCGTCGGCTCGGTGTCCCAGCAGGTCGCCCTGCACTCCCGGTGCCCCGTCGTCGTCGTCCGCGGCGGGGTCGAGGGCGGGCCCGTCGTCGTCGGCCTGGACGGGTCGGTGCAGGCCGACGAGGCGCTGCGCTTCGCGCTGCGGCACGCCGAGGGAGTGGGGGCCCCGCTGCGGGTCGTGCGCGCCGAGTACGTCGAGGCCCCTCCCGGTGTCCCGCCGGGGGAGTGGTACGCGGACCTCGTCGACCGCATGCAGGCGCTCACGGAGAGCGTCCGCTCCAAGGTCGAGGAGGTCGCGCGCGAGCACCCCGGGGTCGAGGTCGAGCTCGAGATCCTCCATCAGCACCCGGTGAGCGCGCTCGTCGACGAGTCGGCCCAGGCGCGCCTGATCGTCGTCGCCAGCCGCGGCCTGGGCGGGTTCGCCGGTCTGCTGCTCGGCTCGGTGAGCCAGGGCGTGCTCTCCCGCTCGATGGCGTCGGTCGCGGTCGTGCCGCCCGTCGGTGGCCCGCGGGAGGAGCCGGAGGCGCGCGACATCACCCGCTGA